The following proteins are encoded in a genomic region of Chitinivibrio alkaliphilus ACht1:
- a CDS encoding NAD(P)/FAD-dependent oxidoreductase, whose protein sequence is MRIVILGANFAGLQALKKLRKIQKKHEIVVIDKHDHATMIPALPDRAAGIVSSLPLRESYNSLLPSGVSFVQATVESVDFSHRSISTCDGVVTYDVLLCCAGAAARPFPVDTGSIPVYSLMDLGDAEKIYESLSRYVNEKKGRDVLIVGGGYTGCELAGAIALSSFSPHLHITILTLDDSIIPFLTDSERALLEQELSQCGVTVLCNTSIASVTGETVVTQKGEKFTNPFICSAIGAVSSISHFSGLDEYSHGAPLPVTSTLQLANHPEVFVAGDMALLKNRDGTVVRKAVNFSKMSGATAGKNCLRFIENRPLLSFVPIDLGWVIPVGRTSVGRLFSKIPIRGKAGLFLHYFMSGVQNFSMKNFFAFVKISFREIFR, encoded by the coding sequence TTGCTGGGCTTCAAGCTCTTAAAAAACTACGAAAGATACAAAAAAAACATGAGATTGTTGTGATTGACAAGCATGACCACGCCACCATGATTCCCGCCCTGCCTGATAGAGCAGCGGGAATAGTCTCCTCTTTACCCTTACGGGAATCGTACAATTCACTTCTTCCTTCGGGGGTTTCTTTTGTGCAGGCGACCGTGGAGTCGGTGGACTTTTCTCATCGTTCTATTTCCACTTGTGATGGTGTTGTTACCTATGATGTACTCCTGTGTTGTGCAGGAGCAGCGGCGCGCCCCTTTCCTGTTGATACCGGATCTATTCCTGTGTATTCTCTTATGGATCTTGGTGATGCAGAGAAAATATATGAATCACTTTCTCGTTACGTAAACGAGAAAAAAGGCAGGGATGTTCTTATTGTGGGTGGTGGGTATACGGGGTGTGAGCTTGCAGGAGCAATAGCTCTTTCATCTTTTTCACCACATCTGCATATCACCATTCTCACCCTTGATGACTCAATTATACCTTTTTTAACAGATTCAGAACGGGCTCTTTTAGAACAAGAGCTTTCTCAGTGCGGGGTTACTGTTTTATGCAATACCTCCATAGCCTCTGTGACGGGAGAAACTGTGGTAACACAGAAAGGAGAAAAATTTACAAATCCTTTTATTTGTAGTGCCATAGGAGCCGTATCATCTATTTCTCACTTTTCCGGGTTAGATGAGTATTCTCACGGTGCACCTCTTCCGGTTACATCCACGTTACAGCTTGCTAATCATCCTGAAGTATTTGTTGCCGGCGATATGGCCCTTCTGAAAAATAGGGATGGTACAGTTGTACGAAAGGCGGTTAATTTTTCTAAAATGTCAGGAGCAACAGCGGGAAAAAATTGTCTCCGTTTTATAGAAAATCGACCATTGCTCTCCTTTGTTCCCATCGATTTAGGGTGGGTTATTCCCGTGGGAAGAACCAGTGTGGGGCGTCTGTTTTCTAAAATCCCTATTCGTGGTAAGGCAGGGCTTTTTCTACACTATTTTATGTCGGGAGTACAAAATTTCAGCATGAAGAACTTCTTTGCCTTTGTAAAGATATCTTTTCGGGAAATTTTTCGATAA